A single genomic interval of Prunus dulcis chromosome 5, ALMONDv2, whole genome shotgun sequence harbors:
- the LOC117627043 gene encoding respiratory burst oxidase homolog protein F-like isoform X2 has product MEAHTQLQTPHQPSVSALSPSSSTSSSCNASVVPLSFFPVWTEPHGDKTEPLQDALNRQYYMAENGGEASTAGSATKTQWLRFVGTMGNGGMEWKGVEERFDRLALTGNGVEPVIKWSDFGLCIGMQQTPEFANELLRALRGTRDRNVDMLKDELHSYWCRMTDPCFNSRIRIYFDLCDKNMDGRITKKDLKQTIILSASTNKLSLTHEEAEDYAALVMEHLDIENQGYIELNQFETLIKISLSKGSFSTNHLSIRRPYYSFDLREEPRSKNEVLFRSYWRRAWIVLLWLIICTALFTWKFIQYRHRAAFQVMGYCLSTAKGAAETLKFNMALILLPVCRNTITWLRKNRSINSIIPFNDNINFHKMIAGGIVVGVILHGGAHLACDLPRISDSDRLIFWQTIAARFGYHQPSYFEILATKEVATGIVMVVLMMIAFSLATKWPRRQPLSLPRSVRNVTGYNTFWYSHHLFIAVYALLILHSMFLFLTDNVTEKTTWMYIAIPVLLYTGERVFRAIRSGFYEVEILKASIYPGKVLSLQLNKPEGFKYLSGMYIFIQCPQISPFEWHPFSLTSGPEDDYLSVHIRTAGDWSYQIYSLFQEATLSGVKGYPKVHIDGPYGAASQDHVKYDIVVLIGLGIGFTPFISILKDVVNGAEKSHCHHTGCREGSLRKAPLKAYLYWVTREQSSFDWFRDITKEISNSNQKQSVVEMHNFLTCVYQEGDARSVLISAIQALHHAKNGTYAFCPTKLDQHLLKIGT; this is encoded by the exons CAGAACCACTTCAAGATGCACTGAACCGGCAGTATTATATGGCAGAGAATGGTGGGGAGGCATCCACAGCGGGTTCAGCTACTAAAACTCAATGGCTGAGATTTGTTGGTACCATGGGCAACGGGGGGATGGAGTGGAAGGGTGTAGAGGAGCGGTTTGACCGGCTTGCATTGACCGGAAACGGAGTTGAACCGGTTATAAAATGGTCTGATTTTGGTCTGTGTATAG GCATGCAACAGACGCCAGAGTTTGCTAATGAGCTATTAAGGGCTCTAAGGGGAACAAGGGATCGGAATGTTGATATGCTGAAAGACGAACTGCATAGTTACTGGTGTCGTATGACTGATCCTTGCTTCAATTCGAGGATACGGATTTACTTTGACTT GTGTGACAAAAACATGGACGGAAGAATAACTAAGAAAGATCTTAAGCAG ACCATTATACTAAGTGCTTCTACAAATAAGTTATCATTGACCCATGAGGAAGCAGAAGACTATGCTGCTTTAGTCATGGAACATCTTGACATTGAAAACCAGGGATATATAGAG CTCAATCAATTTGAGACTCTCATCAAAATAAGCTTATCAAAGGGCTCCTTTTCAACAAATCACTTGTCAATCAGACGTCCATATTACAGTTTTGACCTACGTGAAGAGCCAAGGTCTAAGAACGAAGTTTTATTTCGATCATATTGGCGACGTGCATGGATAGTTTTGTTGTGGTTGATCATATGTACTGCACTATTCACTTGGAAATTTATACAATATCGCCATAGAGCAGCTTTTCAAGTAATGGGGTACTGCCTGTCCACTGCTAAAGGTGCTGCTGAAACCCTGAAATTCAACATGGCTCTAATTCTCCTCCCTGTTTGTCGTAATACAATTACATGGCTTCGCAAGAACCGTTCGATCAACTCAATTATTCCATTTAATGACAACATTAACTTCCACAAG ATGATTGCAGGAGGGATAGTAGTAGGAGTTATCCTGCATGGTGGTGCTCACCTTGCTTGTGACTTGCCAAGAATTAGTGATTCGGATCGTTTAATCTTCTGGCAAACAATAGCTGCCAGATTCGGGTATCACCAACCATCATACTTTGAAATATTGGCTACAAAGGAGGTGGCAACAGGGATTGTTATGGTAGTACTCATGATGATAGCATTTTCACTTGCAACAAAATGGCCACGCCGCCAACCGCTTTCTCTGCCAAGGTCTGTTCGGAATGTCACAGGCTATAATACCTTTTGGTATTCACACCACTTGTTCATTGCTGTATATGCATTGCTCATTCTTCACTCTATGTTCCTCTTCCTTACAGACAATGTAACTGAAAAAACA ACATGGATGTATATTGCCATTCCAGTTCTATTATATACCGGAGAACGAGTATTTCGAGCCATAAGATCAGGATTTTATGAGGTGGAAATTTTGAAG GCAAGTATTTATCCaggaaaagttttgtccctcCAATTGAATAAACCAGAAGGGTTTAAGTACCTGAGTGGCATGTACATATTCATTCAATGCCCTCAAATTTCACCATTTGAATG GCACCCGTTTTCCTTGACTTCTGGACCAGAAGACGACTACCTAAGTGTGCATATTAGAACTGCTGGAGACTGGAGTTATCAAATATACAGTCTCTTCCAAGAG GCAACATTATCTGGAGTTAAGGGCTATCCCAAAGTACACATTGATGGGCCCTATGGTGCTGCCTCTCAAGACCATGTCAAGTATGACATTGTTGTTCTAATTGGTCTAGGCATAGGTTTTACACCTTTCATTAGCATCCTCAAAGATGTTGTCAATGGTGCCGAAAAATCACATTGTCATCAT acTGGTTGCAGAGAAGGCAGCTTAAGAAAGGCTCCACTAAAAGCCTATCTTTATTGGGTTACAAGAGAACAGAGCTCTTTTGACTGGTTTAGAGACATCACGAAGGAAATATCAAACTCAAACCAAAAGCAG TCTGTTGTAGAGATGCACAATTTCTTAACTTGTGTGTATCAAGAGGGCGATGCACGCTCGGTTCTAATAAGCGCTATACAGGCATTGCATCATGCCAAAAATG GTACGTACGCATTTTGCCCGACCAAACTGGATCAGCATCTTCTCAAAATTGGCACATAG
- the LOC117627043 gene encoding respiratory burst oxidase homolog protein F-like isoform X1, with translation MEAHTQLQTPHQPSVSALSPSSSTSSSCNASVVPLSFFPVWTEPHGDKTEPLQDALNRQYYMAENGGEASTAGSATKTQWLRFVGTMGNGGMEWKGVEERFDRLALTGNGVEPVIKWSDFGLCIGMQQTPEFANELLRALRGTRDRNVDMLKDELHSYWCRMTDPCFNSRIRIYFDLCDKNMDGRITKKDLKQTIILSASTNKLSLTHEEAEDYAALVMEHLDIENQGYIELNQFETLIKISLSKGSFSTNHLSIRRPYYSFDLREEPRSKNEVLFRSYWRRAWIVLLWLIICTALFTWKFIQYRHRAAFQVMGYCLSTAKGAAETLKFNMALILLPVCRNTITWLRKNRSINSIIPFNDNINFHKMIAGGIVVGVILHGGAHLACDLPRISDSDRLIFWQTIAARFGYHQPSYFEILATKEVATGIVMVVLMMIAFSLATKWPRRQPLSLPRSVRNVTGYNTFWYSHHLFIAVYALLILHSMFLFLTDNVTEKTTWMYIAIPVLLYTGERVFRAIRSGFYEVEILKASIYPGKVLSLQLNKPEGFKYLSGMYIFIQCPQISPFEWHPFSLTSGPEDDYLSVHIRTAGDWSYQIYSLFQEATLSGVKGYPKVHIDGPYGAASQDHVKYDIVVLIGLGIGFTPFISILKDVVNGAEKSHCHHTGCREGSLRKAPLKAYLYWVTREQSSFDWFRDITKEISNSNQKQSVVEMHNFLTCVYQEGDARSVLISAIQALHHAKNGIDFVSRTPVRTHFARPNWISIFSKLAHRHREARIGVFYCGPSAVAKELEKMCTKFSTKTSTRFVFHKENY, from the exons CAGAACCACTTCAAGATGCACTGAACCGGCAGTATTATATGGCAGAGAATGGTGGGGAGGCATCCACAGCGGGTTCAGCTACTAAAACTCAATGGCTGAGATTTGTTGGTACCATGGGCAACGGGGGGATGGAGTGGAAGGGTGTAGAGGAGCGGTTTGACCGGCTTGCATTGACCGGAAACGGAGTTGAACCGGTTATAAAATGGTCTGATTTTGGTCTGTGTATAG GCATGCAACAGACGCCAGAGTTTGCTAATGAGCTATTAAGGGCTCTAAGGGGAACAAGGGATCGGAATGTTGATATGCTGAAAGACGAACTGCATAGTTACTGGTGTCGTATGACTGATCCTTGCTTCAATTCGAGGATACGGATTTACTTTGACTT GTGTGACAAAAACATGGACGGAAGAATAACTAAGAAAGATCTTAAGCAG ACCATTATACTAAGTGCTTCTACAAATAAGTTATCATTGACCCATGAGGAAGCAGAAGACTATGCTGCTTTAGTCATGGAACATCTTGACATTGAAAACCAGGGATATATAGAG CTCAATCAATTTGAGACTCTCATCAAAATAAGCTTATCAAAGGGCTCCTTTTCAACAAATCACTTGTCAATCAGACGTCCATATTACAGTTTTGACCTACGTGAAGAGCCAAGGTCTAAGAACGAAGTTTTATTTCGATCATATTGGCGACGTGCATGGATAGTTTTGTTGTGGTTGATCATATGTACTGCACTATTCACTTGGAAATTTATACAATATCGCCATAGAGCAGCTTTTCAAGTAATGGGGTACTGCCTGTCCACTGCTAAAGGTGCTGCTGAAACCCTGAAATTCAACATGGCTCTAATTCTCCTCCCTGTTTGTCGTAATACAATTACATGGCTTCGCAAGAACCGTTCGATCAACTCAATTATTCCATTTAATGACAACATTAACTTCCACAAG ATGATTGCAGGAGGGATAGTAGTAGGAGTTATCCTGCATGGTGGTGCTCACCTTGCTTGTGACTTGCCAAGAATTAGTGATTCGGATCGTTTAATCTTCTGGCAAACAATAGCTGCCAGATTCGGGTATCACCAACCATCATACTTTGAAATATTGGCTACAAAGGAGGTGGCAACAGGGATTGTTATGGTAGTACTCATGATGATAGCATTTTCACTTGCAACAAAATGGCCACGCCGCCAACCGCTTTCTCTGCCAAGGTCTGTTCGGAATGTCACAGGCTATAATACCTTTTGGTATTCACACCACTTGTTCATTGCTGTATATGCATTGCTCATTCTTCACTCTATGTTCCTCTTCCTTACAGACAATGTAACTGAAAAAACA ACATGGATGTATATTGCCATTCCAGTTCTATTATATACCGGAGAACGAGTATTTCGAGCCATAAGATCAGGATTTTATGAGGTGGAAATTTTGAAG GCAAGTATTTATCCaggaaaagttttgtccctcCAATTGAATAAACCAGAAGGGTTTAAGTACCTGAGTGGCATGTACATATTCATTCAATGCCCTCAAATTTCACCATTTGAATG GCACCCGTTTTCCTTGACTTCTGGACCAGAAGACGACTACCTAAGTGTGCATATTAGAACTGCTGGAGACTGGAGTTATCAAATATACAGTCTCTTCCAAGAG GCAACATTATCTGGAGTTAAGGGCTATCCCAAAGTACACATTGATGGGCCCTATGGTGCTGCCTCTCAAGACCATGTCAAGTATGACATTGTTGTTCTAATTGGTCTAGGCATAGGTTTTACACCTTTCATTAGCATCCTCAAAGATGTTGTCAATGGTGCCGAAAAATCACATTGTCATCAT acTGGTTGCAGAGAAGGCAGCTTAAGAAAGGCTCCACTAAAAGCCTATCTTTATTGGGTTACAAGAGAACAGAGCTCTTTTGACTGGTTTAGAGACATCACGAAGGAAATATCAAACTCAAACCAAAAGCAG TCTGTTGTAGAGATGCACAATTTCTTAACTTGTGTGTATCAAGAGGGCGATGCACGCTCGGTTCTAATAAGCGCTATACAGGCATTGCATCATGCCAAAAATGGTATAGACTTTGTCTCCCGGACTCCG GTACGTACGCATTTTGCCCGACCAAACTGGATCAGCATCTTCTCAAAATTGGCACATAGGCATAGAGAAGCACGGATTG GGGTTTTCTACTGTGGTCCATCAGCCGTAGCAAAAGAGTTGGAGAAAATGTGTACCAAATTTTCCACCAAGACCTCTACAAGATTTGTATTTCACAAGGAGAATTATTAG